The segment TACGGTGCCCGTATGGCGACGACGACGTACGTGGCACTGCTGCGGGGCATCAATGTCGGGGGCAGCAACAGGCTGCCCATGCAAGCGCTGCGCGAGCTCCTGGGCGGGATGGGCTCGGTGGCCGTGCGCACGCATCTGCAGAGCGGCAACGCGCTCTTCGACCACGCCCCGGCCGAGCCCGAGCGGCTCGCGGCGCAGTTGCGGGACCGCATCGCGAGCGAACTCGGGCTCACGGTGCCCTGCATCGTGCGCGAGGCGGCGGAGCTGCGCGGGGTGATCGACCGGAATCCGTACGACATGGCGGGCGTCGAGCCCGCGCGCTTTCTGGTGGCCTTCCTGTCGGGGCCGGTGGACCAGGACAGGCTCAAGGACCTGGACCCGGCGGCGTACGCGCCGGACAGCTTCCGGCCGGGTGAGCGGGAGATCTACGTGCACTGCCCGGACGGCATCCAGAAGACCAAGCTCTCGCACGCCCTGTGGGAGAAGCGGCTCGGGCTGACGGCCACCGCGCGCAACTGGAACACCGTCACCAAGCTCGCGGAGCTCGCGGGGGTGTGACAGGGCCGCTACCGGGGTCCATGGCCTGCCGGTCAGTGGACAAGCGGGGCCTTGTTCCCCTCCGCCGGGCCGGATCGACTGGTGGCAACGGCCCTTGAGGCCGACGAGCCCGCGCCCGAACAGCAGGAGACAGCATGACGAAATGGTCTGCGGCAGATCTGCCCGACATGTCGGGACGCACCGTGGTGGTCACCGGGGCCTCGGGCGGTATAGGCCTGATCACCGCGCGGGAACTGGCCCGGGTGGGTGCGAAGGTCGTCCTGGCCGTCCGGACGGTGAGGAGGGGGCGGACGGCGGCCGGCCTGATACCGGGGCGCACCGAGGTCCGCGAGCTGGACGTGTCCGACCTCGGCTCGGTGCGGCGGTTCGCGGCCGAGTGGACGGGCGGGATCGACGTCCTGATCAACAACGCGGGAATCATGGACGTGCCGCTGACCCGCACCGCCGACGGGTTCGAATCGCAGATGGCGACCAACTACCTCGGGCCGTTCGCGCTGACGAACCTGCTTCTGCCCCACATCACGGACCGGGTCGTGTCCGTGTCCTCGCAGCTGCACCGGATGGGCAGCCCGCAGCTGGAGGACCTCAACGGGCAGAACCGGCCCTACAAGGCCATGGACGCGTACAACGACTCGAAGCTGAACCTCGTCCTGTTCTCCACCGAACTGCAGCGGCGCCTCACCGCGTCGGGCAGTCCGGTCAGGTCGGTCGTCGCCCACCCCGGCATCGCCGCCACGAACCTGGCCGGGCACTCCGCCGCCGGCAAGGTGACATCCGCACTGCGGTTCCTGTTCAACGACGCCGAACACGGCGCCCTGCCATCGCTGTTCGCCGCCACCCAGGACATCCCCGGCAACTCCTACGTGGGCCCGGGCGGGTTCGGCAGCCTGAAGGGCCACCCCCGGATCCGCCGCCCTGCCACGGCC is part of the Streptomyces sp. NBC_01262 genome and harbors:
- a CDS encoding DUF1697 domain-containing protein, translated to MATTTYVALLRGINVGGSNRLPMQALRELLGGMGSVAVRTHLQSGNALFDHAPAEPERLAAQLRDRIASELGLTVPCIVREAAELRGVIDRNPYDMAGVEPARFLVAFLSGPVDQDRLKDLDPAAYAPDSFRPGEREIYVHCPDGIQKTKLSHALWEKRLGLTATARNWNTVTKLAELAGV
- a CDS encoding SDR family NAD(P)-dependent oxidoreductase; the protein is MTKWSAADLPDMSGRTVVVTGASGGIGLITARELARVGAKVVLAVRTVRRGRTAAGLIPGRTEVRELDVSDLGSVRRFAAEWTGGIDVLINNAGIMDVPLTRTADGFESQMATNYLGPFALTNLLLPHITDRVVSVSSQLHRMGSPQLEDLNGQNRPYKAMDAYNDSKLNLVLFSTELQRRLTASGSPVRSVVAHPGIAATNLAGHSAAGKVTSALRFLFNDAEHGALPSLFAATQDIPGNSYVGPGGFGSLKGHPRIRRPATAGLDTATAARLWTLTARLTGTG